In Helicobacter ibis, a genomic segment contains:
- a CDS encoding LbetaH domain-containing protein: MIHALPISGYFNHGLFNYSLKFFMRLAVFNDYEFLSCKLLQVGVDNNCNTYIEHEKILRHLDDLEGAYEYLDSSKSMDLKYPHTSGGCGFNIVVAFKKTTNKPFSFPLDRPMFKYKTRETLKFFLKDKADSINSVAIFGSKVAASHIREFLESCGIEILCYIDDYNTGSINGIDIVSRDKFIQDYKDKCDFIFKGPLQRGEIDVGVEVIESKWAWFY; encoded by the coding sequence ATGATTCATGCTTTGCCAATTTCTGGTTATTTTAATCATGGGTTGTTTAATTATTCTTTGAAGTTTTTTATGAGACTTGCCGTGTTTAATGATTATGAATTTTTATCTTGTAAATTGCTTCAAGTTGGTGTAGATAATAACTGTAATACCTATATAGAACATGAAAAGATTCTAAGGCATTTAGATGATTTAGAAGGTGCATATGAATATCTAGATTCTTCAAAGAGTATGGATTTGAAGTATCCGCATACAAGCGGAGGTTGTGGATTTAATATTGTAGTTGCATTTAAAAAGACCACCAATAAGCCATTTTCATTCCCACTTGATAGGCCGATGTTTAAATATAAAACAAGAGAAACTTTAAAGTTTTTCTTAAAAGACAAAGCAGATTCTATAAATAGTGTTGCAATCTTTGGCTCAAAAGTTGCAGCTAGTCATATTAGAGAATTTTTAGAGAGTTGTGGTATAGAGATATTATGTTATATTGATGATTATAATACTGGTAGTATAAATGGTATAGATATAGTATCAAGAGATAAATTTATACAAGATTACAAAGATAAATGTGATTTTATTTTTAAAGGACCATTGCAAAGGGGTGAAATTGATGTGGGAGTAGAGGTTATAGAATCTAAGTGGGCGTGGTTTTATTAA
- a CDS encoding 4Fe-4S binding protein has protein sequence MSVKITDICIACGACIDECPVEAIVDDDDNPNDDGCYFVYNDKCVECVGHNDEPACASACPTEGCIVWDAVAGSQPHRDDIGDDKRSAHTPVVE, from the coding sequence ATGTCTGTTAAGATTACTGATATTTGTATAGCCTGTGGAGCCTGTATTGATGAGTGCCCAGTTGAAGCTATAGTAGATGATGATGATAACCCAAATGATGATGGATGCTACTTTGTATATAATGACAAGTGTGTAGAGTGTGTTGGACACAATGATGAACCAGCATGTGCTAGTGCATGTCCTACAGAGGGCTGTATCGTATGGGACGCTGTAGCAGGTTCTCAACCACATAGAGATGATATTGGGGATGACAAGAGAAGTGCTCACACTCCAGTAGTAGAATAG
- a CDS encoding radical SAM protein, whose amino-acid sequence MSIIFGPIKSRRFGESLGVDLSPSIKQCNYDCLYCELEGKKAIDTMTEVLSVEFILHEIEVALKRFHNIDSITITANGEPTMYPYLYELMLRLEDIKGDKKTLLLSNGALLHDVSVARACMLFDKVKFSLDAITPSVFKKIDRPSKDISLDKILAGLYEFCRDYSGELYAEILFVKGVNDSIDEVKKMARFLAPMNLMRLDISTIDRPPAYKVEPIDCERLEEFGRIFSEYGINVLIPKRTKSDERLNLSLSKDEIIKLLSLRPLSEDEVSMRFSKDSIEALEELTKEGVIKLRENSGVKFYEV is encoded by the coding sequence ATGAGTATTATTTTTGGTCCTATAAAATCTAGGAGATTTGGCGAATCTTTGGGGGTTGATTTATCGCCTAGTATTAAGCAGTGTAATTATGATTGTTTATATTGTGAGTTAGAGGGCAAAAAGGCAATAGATACAATGACAGAAGTATTAAGTGTTGAATTCATATTGCACGAAATAGAAGTAGCACTAAAAAGATTCCACAATATAGATTCAATTACAATTACAGCAAATGGTGAGCCAACAATGTATCCTTATTTATATGAGCTAATGTTAAGACTAGAAGACATTAAGGGAGATAAAAAAACATTGCTTTTAAGCAATGGCGCACTTTTACATGATGTGAGTGTAGCTAGGGCTTGTATGCTATTTGATAAAGTTAAGTTTTCACTAGATGCAATAACTCCTAGTGTGTTTAAAAAAATAGATAGACCATCTAAAGATATATCGCTTGATAAGATTCTAGCTGGTTTGTATGAGTTTTGCAGGGATTATAGTGGAGAGTTGTATGCTGAAATTTTATTTGTAAAAGGCGTTAATGATTCAATTGATGAAGTAAAGAAAATGGCGAGATTCTTAGCACCTATGAATCTTATGCGACTTGATATAAGCACCATAGATAGACCGCCTGCATATAAAGTAGAGCCTATTGATTGTGAGAGATTAGAAGAATTTGGGAGAATCTTTAGTGAATATGGAATTAATGTCCTAATCCCTAAGAGAACTAAATCTGATGAAAGGCTAAATTTATCCTTAAGCAAAGATGAGATTATAAAACTATTATCTTTGCGACCTTTGAGTGAAGATGAGGTAAGTATGCGTTTTAGCAAAGATAGTATTGAGGCATTAGAAGAACTAACAAAAGAAGGGGTAATAAAGTTGCGTGAAAATAGCGGAGTTAAGTTTTATGAAGTGTGA
- a CDS encoding transporter substrate-binding domain-containing protein, translated as MKKIFLAFLLGFIAIFAGCKNDDKLVMATAAEFPPFEFKEGKEFRGIDIEIAQALAKELGVELEIKDMEFDSVVSAISSGNADLGLSGLTINETRAKVVHFSNPYYNAAQVVIAKTDSNFKFSGNDAVKLRELIANTNGIKIGVATGTTGAFYAKGDKDWGFEGFANAEVKSFVNGSLAVNALVNGVVDIVILDEAPAKILSNANPNTQVFDAYLTEEQYGVAVNKNNKELLDKINAALAKLKESGTLDSIIQSYM; from the coding sequence ATGAAAAAGATTTTTTTAGCTTTCTTGCTTGGTTTTATTGCTATTTTTGCTGGGTGCAAAAATGATGACAAACTTGTCATGGCAACAGCAGCGGAGTTTCCTCCATTTGAGTTTAAAGAGGGTAAAGAGTTTAGAGGTATTGATATTGAAATAGCACAAGCATTGGCAAAAGAGCTTGGAGTAGAGTTAGAAATCAAAGATATGGAATTTGATTCTGTAGTTAGTGCTATTAGTAGTGGTAATGCTGATTTAGGGCTTAGTGGCTTGACTATTAATGAAACTAGAGCTAAGGTTGTTCATTTCTCTAATCCTTATTACAATGCAGCACAAGTTGTAATTGCAAAGACAGATTCTAATTTCAAATTTAGTGGCAATGATGCGGTTAAACTAAGAGAATTAATTGCAAATACAAATGGTATTAAAATAGGTGTAGCAACTGGCACAACAGGTGCTTTTTATGCAAAAGGTGATAAGGATTGGGGATTTGAAGGATTTGCTAATGCTGAAGTTAAGAGTTTTGTAAATGGTTCTTTGGCTGTAAATGCTTTAGTAAATGGCGTTGTAGATATTGTTATTTTAGATGAAGCACCAGCGAAGATTCTATCTAATGCTAATCCAAATACACAAGTATTTGATGCTTATTTGACAGAGGAACAATATGGGGTTGCTGTAAATAAGAATAATAAAGAATTATTAGACAAAATAAATGCAGCATTGGCAAAATTAAAAGAATCTGGTACTTTAGATTCAATTATTCAAAGTTATATGTAG
- a CDS encoding amino acid ABC transporter permease, which translates to MDKIEIFYRELITKGGYHLVIEGLLVTILLAVVGLIIGIVIGTLIAILITKEEKNTFERVLCVFFKLYVGFFRGTPIVVQLLFIYFVILPLFGLAGSNALIVAVIIFGLNSGAYVSEIIRGGILSVDSGQNEAARALGLNANSSMRFVVFPQSIKNALPNLGNEFITLLKETSVANYVTVHDLTYAFKTIGSASYEYMVPYFFLALCYLVLVLVASYFVGIYERKLRKSDKR; encoded by the coding sequence TTGGATAAAATAGAAATATTTTATAGAGAACTAATCACAAAAGGTGGATACCACCTTGTGATTGAAGGGTTATTGGTTACTATTTTATTGGCTGTTGTGGGGCTTATTATAGGTATTGTTATAGGTACATTAATTGCAATTTTAATAACAAAAGAAGAGAAAAATACATTTGAGAGGGTTTTATGTGTATTTTTCAAGCTTTATGTTGGATTCTTCAGAGGGACCCCGATAGTTGTGCAGTTGCTGTTTATTTATTTTGTGATTTTGCCGCTTTTTGGTTTAGCTGGGAGCAATGCTCTAATTGTCGCTGTAATTATCTTTGGGCTTAATAGTGGAGCTTATGTTAGTGAGATAATAAGAGGTGGAATCTTAAGTGTAGATAGTGGGCAAAATGAAGCAGCAAGGGCTTTAGGACTAAATGCAAATTCTAGTATGCGTTTTGTGGTCTTTCCGCAGAGTATCAAAAATGCTTTACCAAATTTGGGAAATGAGTTTATTACACTACTTAAAGAAACATCAGTAGCAAACTATGTAACTGTGCATGATTTAACTTATGCGTTTAAAACTATAGGTTCTGCTAGTTATGAATATATGGTGCCTTATTTTTTCTTGGCACTTTGTTATTTGGTGTTGGTGCTTGTGGCTAGTTATTTTGTAGGAATCTATGAAAGGAAATTAAGAAAAAGTGATAAGCGTTAG
- a CDS encoding amino acid ABC transporter ATP-binding protein has product MISVRNLVKQYNDKIVINNLSVEFKKGEKVVIIGPSGSGKSTFLRCLNLLEIPDLGEVWLDGKRISNISVNLYDELKSLKGSKLKSKIKEYDLKDRQDINEARSKMGMVFQHFNLFNNLNVLENITLAPIQLKKATKSEAVDIAKALLDKIGLSNKIYEYPLRLSGGQKQRIAIARALAMKPEVILFDEPTSALDPEMVGGVLELMKSVANEGMSMICVTHEMGFAKEVATRVLFMENGLILEDNNPTRFFNNPTNERLKYFLSHIRH; this is encoded by the coding sequence GTGATAAGCGTTAGAAATCTAGTAAAGCAATATAATGACAAGATAGTTATAAATAATTTAAGTGTTGAATTTAAAAAAGGTGAAAAGGTTGTAATAATAGGACCAAGTGGGAGTGGAAAAAGCACTTTTTTGAGATGTCTAAATTTGCTTGAGATTCCAGATTTAGGTGAAGTTTGGCTAGATGGCAAGAGGATTTCTAATATCAGTGTTAATTTATATGATGAGTTAAAATCGCTAAAAGGCTCAAAACTTAAGTCAAAAATAAAAGAATATGACTTAAAAGATAGACAAGATATAAATGAAGCAAGAAGTAAAATGGGAATGGTGTTTCAGCATTTTAATTTGTTTAATAATTTAAATGTATTAGAGAATATAACACTAGCACCAATACAACTAAAAAAAGCTACAAAAAGTGAGGCAGTAGATATAGCTAAGGCACTATTAGACAAAATAGGGCTAAGCAATAAAATATATGAGTATCCATTAAGGTTAAGTGGTGGGCAAAAGCAAAGAATAGCAATAGCAAGGGCATTGGCTATGAAGCCTGAAGTTATTCTTTTTGATGAGCCTACAAGTGCGTTAGACCCGGAGATGGTCGGTGGTGTGTTAGAGCTTATGAAAAGTGTAGCAAATGAAGGCATGAGTATGATTTGTGTTACACATGAAATGGGCTTTGCAAAGGAGGTTGCTACTAGGGTTTTGTTTATGGAAAATGGGCTGATTTTAGAAGATAATAATCCAACTAGATTCTTCAATAATCCGACAAATGAAAGGCTAAAATACTTCCTAAGTCATATTAGGCATTAA
- the murJ gene encoding murein biosynthesis integral membrane protein MurJ: protein MFFKAFFTNSSGILTSRIFGFIRDLMTANTLGANIYSDIFFVAFKLPNLFRRIFGEGAFNQSFLPSFLQTKYKGGFALKILGIFCFVLFVLSILVYVFQVPITKILAYGFNESTIALAAPLVAINFWYLLLVFIVTFFGAMLQYKRNFTAWAYSPALLNICMIIALLFANSKDSYESVLLLSYGVLAGGIAQILLHIYPMWRLKLLKLLLIGTKELKHKKDSIKQSISSFKSQFFPAMIGSSTAQLASFIDTLLASFLASGAISYLYYANRIFQLPLAIFAIATSTALFPLVAKYIKNKEEDRALFELSRSFWLLSALLSACVLGGIMLRDEIIWLLFERGEFLREDTIITASVFSAYMIGLLPFGLARIFSLWLYSHHKQTLAAKISAFSLLIGAILSIILMQSLGAVGLALAGSISGFVFFFTTIYFFGFSKFLAILNKPKWIILISLILCVLWALILAFKHYVFTLNA from the coding sequence ATGTTTTTTAAAGCCTTCTTTACAAATAGTAGTGGAATTTTAACTTCAAGAATCTTTGGCTTTATAAGAGATTTAATGACAGCAAACACGCTTGGAGCAAACATATATAGTGATATATTTTTTGTAGCTTTTAAACTACCAAACCTATTTAGAAGAATCTTCGGTGAAGGGGCATTTAATCAATCGTTTCTACCAAGCTTTTTACAAACAAAATACAAAGGTGGCTTTGCACTAAAAATATTAGGTATTTTCTGCTTTGTCTTATTTGTGCTATCTATTTTGGTTTATGTTTTTCAAGTGCCTATAACAAAGATTCTAGCATATGGCTTTAATGAATCAACAATAGCACTTGCAGCACCACTAGTTGCGATAAATTTTTGGTATTTGCTATTAGTTTTTATAGTTACATTTTTTGGTGCTATGTTGCAGTATAAAAGAAATTTTACAGCATGGGCTTATTCTCCTGCATTACTTAATATATGCATGATTATTGCATTGCTTTTTGCAAATAGTAAAGATTCTTATGAATCTGTATTATTGCTTAGCTATGGAGTATTAGCAGGTGGGATAGCACAAATATTGCTACACATATATCCAATGTGGAGATTAAAGCTTTTAAAATTGCTACTAATAGGCACAAAAGAACTAAAACATAAAAAAGATTCAATAAAACAAAGTATCTCTAGCTTTAAAAGTCAATTTTTCCCAGCAATGATTGGTAGCTCAACAGCACAACTTGCGTCATTTATCGATACACTACTCGCCTCATTTCTAGCTAGTGGGGCTATTTCTTATTTATACTATGCAAATAGAATCTTTCAACTACCACTTGCAATCTTTGCTATTGCAACCTCAACAGCATTATTTCCTTTAGTTGCAAAATATATAAAAAACAAAGAAGAAGATAGAGCATTGTTTGAACTATCTCGTAGTTTTTGGCTACTTAGTGCATTACTTAGTGCATGTGTTCTAGGTGGGATAATGCTAAGAGATGAAATTATTTGGCTACTTTTTGAGAGGGGAGAGTTTTTAAGAGAAGACACAATAATTACAGCTTCAGTATTTAGTGCTTACATGATTGGATTACTTCCTTTTGGACTAGCTAGAATCTTTTCTTTATGGCTATATTCACATCACAAACAAACACTAGCCGCAAAAATATCTGCTTTTTCACTTCTAATAGGTGCTATTTTATCTATAATTTTAATGCAGTCTTTAGGTGCTGTTGGTTTAGCATTGGCTGGAAGCATTAGTGGGTTTGTATTTTTTTTTACTACAATTTATTTTTTTGGATTTAGCAAATTTTTAGCCATATTAAACAAACCAAAATGGATTATTCTAATTTCGCTTATACTTTGTGTTTTGTGGGCATTAATACTTGCTTTTAAGCATTATGTATTTACACTTAATGCCTAA
- a CDS encoding FapA family protein: protein MFGSETKKGFESYFVNECEDIKIAIKQVASIYSIDSSSLDFRLKEITTYVKNNYDNVVELIPKGEVEFFLLNRDNILDTRYTFIQRYSIDVIKKQTRKKNPFYFQADKVFSQAYVIFESGFVLNDFDSVYDEIRKIKMLNKIIIVNEEEEKKYLLEFLESLNYPLTKEVKYILSCGVNLVPTTNSQIQYKVPKDIKGKFYTLKINDLICVYKKPSQGKPGRNLKGQYIIPDLPDTIHDHTPTIRYDENTIKVVDNPYEILYLAAIGGVLNFKEDYFWIDNAVDTGVVSLKTTGDVIGDIDSGTTINITEADLLKEALGQGSQIQASRVNIQGNVASGAKIRAREANIEGFTHQDSQVSARNINIATHKGLAIGDTIKVDTLEAGIIRGNVVEVNNVYGGKIYANEIKINTLHSNAFLHATKKIEVINMVKGENKFFISAFSSPEKDENYHKLISDRNYAISESKILIKEIKIKTLELKKLDDVAKKTRNSLIQYKNANKKPPSYLLNKFEEYHNMVVSLKERKQKLEILNNLYKTSTAQLSNIDKEIFYSYVEVLSGWVGYNEVRFIFNFPEHKELMVIPHKSNKPKVIYNKEASTLEMIDIN from the coding sequence ATGTTTGGTAGTGAAACTAAAAAAGGTTTTGAATCATATTTTGTAAATGAATGTGAAGATATTAAAATAGCCATAAAGCAAGTTGCTTCAATATATTCTATAGATTCATCAAGTCTTGATTTTAGGCTAAAAGAAATAACAACATATGTAAAAAATAATTATGATAATGTGGTAGAGCTAATTCCTAAGGGTGAAGTTGAATTTTTTTTACTAAATAGAGATAATATACTTGATACTAGATATACATTTATTCAAAGATATAGCATAGATGTAATAAAAAAACAAACAAGAAAAAAAAATCCATTTTATTTCCAAGCTGACAAGGTGTTCTCACAAGCATATGTGATTTTTGAATCTGGTTTTGTGTTAAATGATTTTGATAGTGTATATGATGAAATACGCAAAATAAAAATGCTAAATAAAATAATAATAGTAAATGAAGAAGAAGAAAAAAAGTATTTGCTAGAGTTTTTGGAATCTCTTAATTATCCACTAACTAAGGAAGTAAAATATATTCTATCATGTGGAGTAAATTTAGTCCCAACAACAAATAGTCAAATACAATATAAAGTGCCAAAAGATATAAAAGGTAAATTCTATACTCTAAAAATAAATGACTTAATATGTGTCTACAAAAAGCCATCTCAAGGAAAACCCGGTAGGAATCTAAAAGGACAATACATAATCCCTGATTTACCAGATACCATACATGACCACACACCAACAATAAGATATGATGAAAATACAATAAAAGTTGTTGATAATCCTTATGAGATTTTATATTTAGCTGCAATTGGCGGAGTTTTAAACTTTAAAGAAGATTATTTTTGGATTGATAATGCAGTTGATACTGGTGTGGTTAGCTTAAAGACAACCGGTGATGTAATAGGTGATATAGATAGTGGCACAACTATAAATATAACTGAAGCAGATTTGCTAAAAGAAGCACTAGGTCAAGGCTCACAAATACAAGCCTCAAGGGTTAATATACAAGGAAATGTAGCAAGTGGTGCAAAAATAAGAGCAAGGGAAGCAAATATAGAAGGATTTACGCACCAAGATTCACAAGTTAGTGCAAGAAATATAAATATAGCAACTCATAAAGGACTTGCCATTGGCGATACAATAAAGGTAGATACGCTAGAGGCAGGTATAATAAGAGGCAATGTAGTTGAGGTTAATAATGTATATGGTGGTAAAATATATGCAAATGAGATAAAGATTAATACATTACACTCTAATGCATTTTTGCATGCCACTAAAAAAATAGAAGTAATAAATATGGTTAAAGGAGAGAATAAGTTTTTTATATCAGCATTTTCCAGTCCAGAAAAAGACGAAAACTATCATAAACTCATAAGCGATAGAAATTATGCAATTTCAGAATCTAAAATATTGATTAAAGAGATCAAAATAAAAACATTGGAGTTAAAAAAGTTAGATGATGTAGCCAAAAAAACGCGAAACTCTCTAATACAATATAAAAATGCTAATAAAAAGCCACCTTCATATTTGTTGAATAAGTTTGAAGAATATCACAATATGGTAGTAAGCTTAAAGGAAAGAAAGCAGAAGTTAGAGATTTTAAATAATTTATATAAAACTTCAACTGCACAATTATCAAATATAGATAAAGAAATATTCTATTCTTATGTTGAGGTGCTTAGTGGTTGGGTTGGATACAATGAAGTTAGGTTTATTTTTAACTTCCCTGAGCATAAGGAGTTAATGGTAATTCCACACAAATCTAACAAGCCAAAAGTTATCTACAATAAAGAGGCTTCAACATTAGAGATGATAGATATTAATTAA
- the ruvA gene encoding Holliday junction branch migration protein RuvA yields the protein MIIALVGEIFYKEPTKIALNCSGVVYEVFVSLNTSNKIQSKVGDTITLLTTHIIREDAQTLYGFLESSEKRLFDTLIKINGVGPKVAMAILSTYTPSSFANVVSNNDIKSMQRVPGIGPKSAGRILVDLSGWSLELASDCATSDDSNLTQVIMALESLGYKGDVINKAIKGLEVGEVGTMVKNALKKIQGL from the coding sequence ATGATTATTGCGTTAGTTGGAGAGATATTTTATAAAGAACCAACAAAAATAGCACTAAACTGCAGTGGTGTAGTCTATGAGGTGTTTGTATCGTTAAATACAAGCAATAAAATACAAAGCAAGGTTGGAGATACAATAACGCTACTTACCACACATATAATAAGAGAAGATGCACAAACTTTATATGGATTTTTAGAATCTAGTGAAAAAAGATTATTTGATACTTTAATAAAAATAAATGGCGTAGGACCTAAGGTTGCTATGGCTATTTTATCTACTTATACTCCAAGTAGCTTTGCAAATGTAGTATCTAATAATGATATAAAATCAATGCAAAGAGTGCCGGGCATTGGTCCTAAGAGTGCAGGTAGAATCTTAGTTGATTTATCTGGTTGGTCTTTGGAGTTAGCTAGTGATTGTGCTACTAGTGATGATTCAAATCTAACTCAAGTAATAATGGCATTAGAATCTCTAGGATACAAAGGAGATGTGATAAATAAGGCTATAAAGGGCTTGGAAGTCGGTGAAGTAGGGACTATGGTTAAAAATGCACTAAAAAAGATTCAAGGTTTATAA
- the rimO gene encoding 30S ribosomal protein S12 methylthiotransferase RimO, which produces MSKKLHLISLGCTKNLVDSEVMLGKLAEYEHTDDITEADVVIVNTCGFIEAAKKESIQTILEAIENKKKDSIIVASGCLTQRYAKELQKEIPELDIITGVGDYDKIDSMIERTKRGEKILSVSSEVFLASGNNRRVISGSRIHAYIKLSEGCNQKCSFCAIPSFKGKLHSRTLESTLKEVSNLSKMGFRDFTFISQDSSSYLRDLGIKDGLVDLIDGVEGLVQSGLEIRSCRILYLYPSTTSKKLIQKIIDSKVFHNYFDMPLQHVSKNVLSKMARSGDFIELLRMMKSAKNSFLRTSFILGHPGESEEDFRELCSFVDNFHFDRINFFAFSSEEGTKSAMMEQIPQKIVNARLKEINKIFLKQYKDSLKSLVGEEIVAIVEGESSEHEFFYSARDVRYAPQVDGEILINDSLIKSIEAGFYKVKLTEIAGENLIGCIIDRA; this is translated from the coding sequence ATGAGTAAAAAATTACATTTAATATCGCTTGGTTGCACAAAGAACTTGGTAGATAGCGAGGTTATGCTAGGTAAATTAGCAGAGTATGAACATACAGATGATATAACAGAGGCTGATGTTGTTATAGTAAATACCTGTGGTTTTATCGAGGCTGCTAAAAAAGAAAGCATACAAACAATACTAGAAGCAATAGAAAACAAGAAAAAAGATTCAATTATTGTAGCTAGTGGTTGTTTAACGCAAAGATATGCTAAAGAGTTGCAAAAGGAAATACCAGAGCTTGATATAATAACTGGTGTTGGGGATTATGATAAGATAGATTCCATGATTGAGAGGACAAAAAGAGGGGAGAAAATCCTTTCTGTATCTTCAGAGGTATTTTTAGCAAGTGGAAATAATAGACGAGTTATTAGTGGTTCTAGGATTCATGCTTATATCAAGTTATCAGAGGGTTGTAATCAAAAATGTAGCTTCTGTGCCATACCTAGTTTTAAGGGCAAATTGCACTCACGCACATTAGAATCCACGCTAAAAGAAGTGTCAAATTTATCAAAAATGGGCTTTAGGGATTTTACATTTATTTCTCAAGATTCTAGTTCTTATTTGCGTGATTTAGGGATTAAAGATGGTTTAGTTGATCTAATAGATGGAGTAGAGGGACTAGTTCAGAGTGGGTTGGAGATTCGAAGTTGCAGAATCTTATATTTATATCCATCTACTACTTCTAAGAAGTTGATTCAAAAAATAATAGATTCTAAAGTGTTTCATAATTATTTTGATATGCCTTTGCAACATGTAAGTAAAAATGTGCTATCAAAAATGGCTAGAAGTGGAGATTTTATCGAGCTTTTAAGAATGATGAAGAGTGCTAAAAATAGCTTTCTTAGAACTAGCTTTATATTAGGGCATCCTGGAGAGAGTGAAGAAGACTTTAGAGAATTATGTAGTTTTGTTGATAATTTTCATTTTGATAGGATTAATTTTTTTGCGTTTTCTAGCGAAGAGGGAACTAAGAGTGCTATGATGGAGCAAATACCGCAAAAAATAGTAAATGCAAGGCTTAAAGAAATAAACAAAATTTTTTTAAAACAATATAAAGATTCATTAAAAAGTTTGGTAGGAGAGGAGATTGTTGCAATAGTTGAAGGAGAATCTAGTGAGCATGAGTTTTTCTACTCTGCTAGAGATGTAAGGTATGCACCACAAGTTGATGGAGAGATTCTTATAAATGATAGTCTAATAAAGTCAATTGAAGCTGGATTCTATAAAGTGAAGCTAACAGAGATTGCTGGTGAAAATCTTATAGGTTGCATTATTGATAGAGCTTAA
- the tilS gene encoding tRNA lysidine(34) synthetase TilS — MIELKFLDELRDGKNLLAFSAGVDSTALYFLLKLYDISFDIAIVDYDIRKQSKLEVSRAKSLAFYDNKKCFVYESSAISSNFEHRAREIRYLFFQSIILEHDYTNLILAHQLNDSLEWFLMQFSKGTSVSNMIIMPKTQRKIQNKTYSILRPLLSVDRESLKGFLEDRDIFYFYDFSNNDFKFKRNYFRSKFSNIFLKEFKDGIKFSLSLLQENNMKIYNEIDVYDDVREYYIFSSCDLDFLYIDKFSKCLHYVLSKKQKIELNKYIYLDHFSLVFGDKIVVEKFHNRIYVFRQVSKKVVFTKQQKEYFRKNRIPIKFRKFLAYRYQIPIELQYIN, encoded by the coding sequence TTGATAGAGCTTAAATTTTTAGATGAGCTAAGAGACGGGAAGAATCTCTTGGCTTTTTCTGCTGGAGTTGATTCTACTGCTTTGTATTTTTTGTTGAAGCTTTATGATATTAGCTTTGATATTGCTATTGTGGATTATGATATAAGGAAACAAAGTAAATTAGAGGTATCTCGTGCTAAGTCTTTGGCATTTTATGATAATAAAAAGTGCTTTGTTTATGAATCTAGTGCTATTTCTTCTAACTTTGAGCATAGAGCAAGGGAGATTCGGTATTTGTTTTTCCAGTCTATTATTTTAGAGCATGATTATACAAATTTAATCCTAGCTCATCAGTTAAATGATTCTTTAGAATGGTTTTTAATGCAGTTTAGCAAAGGCACTAGCGTTTCTAATATGATCATAATGCCAAAGACACAAAGAAAGATTCAAAATAAAACATATAGTATCTTGCGTCCTTTGCTTAGTGTAGATAGGGAATCTTTGAAAGGCTTTTTGGAAGATAGGGATATTTTTTATTTTTATGACTTTAGTAATAATGATTTTAAATTTAAGAGAAATTACTTTAGGAGTAAGTTTTCAAACATATTTTTAAAAGAGTTTAAAGATGGTATTAAATTTTCTCTTTCTTTGTTGCAAGAAAATAATATGAAAATATATAATGAAATTGATGTTTATGATGATGTTAGAGAATACTATATTTTTTCGTCATGCGATTTGGATTTTTTATACATTGATAAGTTTTCTAAGTGTCTGCACTATGTATTATCTAAAAAGCAAAAAATAGAGTTAAATAAATATATATATTTGGATCACTTTTCACTAGTGTTTGGCGATAAAATAGTTGTAGAAAAGTTTCACAATAGAATATATGTTTTTAGACAAGTATCTAAAAAGGTTGTTTTTACCAAGCAGCAAAAAGAATATTTTAGAAAGAATCGCATACCAATTAAATTTAGAAAATTTTTAGCATATCGTTATCAAATACCAATAGAATTGCAATATATCAATTAA